A region from the Ciconia boyciana chromosome 1, ASM3463844v1, whole genome shotgun sequence genome encodes:
- the LOC140651569 gene encoding LOW QUALITY PROTEIN: olfactory receptor 52B2-like (The sequence of the model RefSeq protein was modified relative to this genomic sequence to represent the inferred CDS: deleted 1 base in 1 codon), protein MSAPNLSRSHPTFFTLVGIPGMEKCHTWISIPVCMMHSAALLGNSVLLVTIVKERSLHEPMYIFLCMLAVCDLLLSTASVPETLSILWSLSTQISFSGCLAQVFSIYFIFVAESAILLAMAFDRYIAICDPLRYTSVLTRSVVEKVGVAALIRSFCIMFPAIFLLKRLPYCGHNVMPHTYCEHIGVARLACADISVNIWYRVAAGFLSAGLDAVSIAISYVLIFRCLWGLPSPAASPKALHTCGSHLCVIAMFYMPAFFSFLGHRFGQHVPRHVLIFLANLYVVVPPMLNPIIYGVRTRQIREHVAHLLRLGGLGWQGMAGQAGTGNQDGLPARGVKRSFEKREMNERQQGPGKHGPDGNVFKISVFNGHQHPTHSSVAERLDRFPDVLMGNNPLGP, encoded by the exons ATGTCAGCACCCAACCTGTCGAGATCCCATCCTACATTCTTCACCTTGGTGGGGATCCCCGGGATGGAGAAGTGTCACACCTGGATATCCATCCCAGTCTGCATGATGCACTCTGCTGCCCTTCTCGGGAACTCGGTCCTGCTGGTCACCATCGTGAAGGAGCGCAGCCTCCATGAGCCCATGTACATCTTCCTGTGCATGCTGGCAGTGTGCGACCTGCTGTTGTCCACTGCCAGCGTGCCCGAAACCCTCAGCATCCTCTGGTCTCTGTCCACCCAAATCTCTTTCAGTGGCTGCCTAGCGCAGGTGTTCTCcatctatttcatttttgtggCGGAGTCGGCCATTTTATTGGCGATGGCCTTTGATCGGTATATCGCCATTTGTGACCCCCTGCGATACACGTCCGTCCTGACACGCTCCGTCGTGGAGAAAGTTGGCGTGGCGGCTTTAATCAGGAGTTTCTGCATCATGTTCCCCGCCATCTTCCTCCTCAAGCGGCTGCCCTACTGCGGGCACAACGTCATGCCCCACACCTACTGTGAGCACATCGGTGTGGCCCGCCTGGCCTGTGCCGACATTTCTGTCAACATCTGGTACAGGGTAGCTGCTGGCTTCCTTTCAGCCGGCTTGGACGCCGTCTCCATTGCCATCTCCTATGTGCTGATCTTCAGGTGCCTCTGGGGGCTGCCATCCCCCGCG GCCTCCCCCAAGGCTCTGCACACCTGCGGCTCCCACCTCTGTGTCATTGCCATGTTTTACATGCCAgccttcttctccttcctagGGCACCGGTTCGGCCAGCATGTTCCTCGCCATGTCCTCATCTTCTTGGCCAACCTATACGTCGTGGTGCCACCCATGCTCAACCCCATCATCTATGGGGTAAGAACAAGGCAGATCCGGGAGCACGTGGCTCACCTGCTCAGACTGGGGGGCCTTGGGTGGCAGGGCatggctgggcaggcaggaacAGGCAACCAGGATGGTCTACCGGCAAGAGGGGTGAAACGAAGCTTTGAAAAGAGGGAAATGAATGAAAGACAGCAGGGACCTGGCAAACATGGACCAGACGggaatgttttcaaaataagtgTGTTCAATGGACATCAACATCCAACCCATAGCTCTGTTGCAGAGAGGCTGGACAGGTTCCCAGATGTTCTGATGGGAAACAACCCATTGGGGCCGTAG